The nucleotide window GGACGCCTCTTCGGCAGAGCAGAGTTCGCCAGCGATGGGGCAGGATTCCTCTTCGGCAGAGCAGAGTTCGCCAGCGATGGGGCAGGACTCCTCTTCAACAGAGCAGAGTTCACCAGTGATGGGACAGGACGCCTCTTCAACAGAGCAGAATTCACCAGTCATGGGACAGGACTCCTCTTCGGTAGAGCAGAGTTCGCCAGCGATGGAACAAAACTCGCCAGCAGCGGAGCAGGACTCTCCGGCCAGCGCAGCTCCCCAATCCGGTTCAGTGACCGGCCTGCCTGCGGGTCTGCCGCCGTTGCCTGCGCCTGTCGCCATCGCGCCAGCCAGCCCCACGCTGCTGAACCAGCCGCTCTCCAGCACCGTTACGGTCAGCCAGATGGGCCAGACTAACGGTATCTTACTCACCGGCGGCCAACTGCAGTCCGGGATTGTCTTCACGCTGCCAACGGATGAAGTGATCACCAACGCCCGTCTGAACCTGTCGCTCAAAGTGTCGCAGGCGCTCGCCGCCCGTAATACTTCGCTGCAACTCATGCTCAACGGCCAGCCGCTGGGTACTCTGCCGCTGAGTGCTTCAGACAGTGCCAGCGAAGATTATCAGCTCGATATTCCCGCTGCGATGGTGGTCTCCAGCAACAACCTGAGCTTTAAAATTAACGATGCCGACCAGCTGCTGTGCGAGCGCGACAGCGCCAGACAGTATCAGGTCACCATCCTGCCGAAAACCACGCTGCTGCTGGAAGGGCAGCAGCTGAACATTGGCAGCGTGCTGCGTAACTTCCCGCGTCCGTTTATCGACCCGCTGCGCATGACGCCATCCGTGGTGACGATGGTCTTTGGCCAGGCCGTTTCGCCGGGCGAAGTCAGCGCGGCGGCCATCGTCTCCTCCTGGCTGGGGATTCAGACCGATTACCGTGGCATCAGCTTCCCGGTGCTGCGTAACGAGCTGCCGGAGAAAAACGGCATTGTGTTTGCGCGCCCCGGGCAGAGGGTTGCCGGTATCGCCATACCCAACGTGAGCGGCCCGACGCTGCAAATTGTGGATAATCCGGTAAACCCGGTTTATAAGCTGATGCTGGTGATCGGCAAAACCGATAATGATCTTCGGCAGGCCGCCTGGCGTCTGACGCAGCCGCTGAGCGTGGATGTTGCTTCACTGGCCGTTGCCGCTCAACCCCTGCCGATCAGCAAGCCCTATGATGCTCCGCGTTGGATCGATACCGATCGTCCGGTTCGCCTCAGCGAGCTGCTGCGTAAAGATCAAAGCATGACCACTACCGGGATCTGGCACGATGCGCTGCGGGTCAATTTCCGCGCTGCGCCCGATCTTTTCCTTTGGGATGGCGATACCCTGCCGGTGCAGCTGAGCTACCGTTTTCCCTCCGAAACCTGGATCGACGAAGAGAAGTCCTTCCTTAATGTCGGCCTGAACGGCACTTTCCTGCGCAACCTGTCGGTGAACAAAGTTGGCCTGCTGGAGAACATCTGGCATCGTCTGGGCGGCGATGCGCGTCAGGAAAAGTACACCCTGAAGCTCGATCCCTACCTGATTTACGGCGATAACCAGCTGCAGCTCTACTTCAACATCAAACCCAAAGAGAATGCGCCCTGCAGCGTGCTGACCAACAACAACATCAAGAGCCGCATTGAAGATGACTCGTTTATTGACCTGAGCCATACGCGTCACTTTACGCTGTTGCCAAATCTCTCTTACTTTGTGGGCGCCTCTTTCCCGTTCAGCCGGCTGGCGGACTACTCGCAGACCGTACTGCTACTGCCTTCCATACCGAGCAACGCTGAAATCAGTACGCTGCTGGAGATGGCGGGTCGTTCAGGTAATGCCACCGGCGTAGCGCTGAGCAATAACAGCGTAATGTTCGGCATCCCGGCTGGCGGCACCTCGCTGGGCCGTTTGCAAAACAGCGACGTGCTGGCCGTTTCCACGCTCTCTCAGACCGCCTTTAATCAGGCGATGTTGCAGGGCACCCCTTACGAAGTGAACCGCCATACGCTGGGCGTGAAGGAGCCAACGCTGCTGGATAATCTGCGCGGCTGGCTGACCGGCGACTGGTATCGTCAGGCGGTGGATGCCGATCGCTACTTATCCTCCAACGAAGAGTGGCGTGGATTTATCAGCTATCGTTCGCCATGGAGCCACTCGCGCCTGGTGGTGATGACCGTGGCAACCAATGATGCGCAGCTCTCCCGCCTGCATCAGGATCTGACCTCGCCACGTATCAACGCCGGGATCCGGGGCGATACGGCGATTATTACCGATGAAAACGGCATCCGCAGTTTCCGGGTCGGCGCACAGTTCCCGAGCGGACAGATGCCGTGGTACATGATGGTGATCTGGTATGCCAGCCAGCATGCCGTGGTGCTGGCGTTGCTGGCGCTGCTGTTCTCTCTGCTGGTGGGGTTGAGCACCGTCGTGCTGCTGAAGCGTCACGCCTGGAAGCGCCTGAACCCGCAGAACGATCCGTCCCCTGGCGAGAAGAAGTAATAACCATGATGAAAATAAAAACGCTTACCGCCAGACTTCGTCAGCATTGGGTGCCGGGCATGACCTTAGCCGCTTCTGCGCTGGTTTTCCCGACGCTGGCAGCAGAGAATAATCCGGCTATTCAGGCGCTGTTCGATCAGGCCAACTACTGGCACCAGAAGGCGCATGACGAGCTGGCGCGCGACGCGCTGAACAAAGTGCTGATGGTGGATCGTGGCAATACGCAGGCGCTCTATCTGATGGCGCTTTGGACGCAGCAGAGCGGCGACACGGCGACTGCCGCGACATGGCGCACCCGCCTGAGCGAAGCCTCGCCCAACGATCCGCGGCTGGTGGAGCTGGACCAGGCGCGCCAGATGCAGTCTATCCCGACAGCGCAGCTTTCTCTGGCCCGTCAGCAGGCGCGCAGCGGTAACATTGCCGCCTCTCTGCAAACCTGGCGCAACACCTTCAGCGGCAATGAGCCGCCAGCCAGCGTGGCGGCAGAATATTACCTGACGATGGCGGGCGATCGCACGCTGCTGCCGCAGGCCGTGGATAACCTCCGCCAGTTCGCCGCGCAGCATCCTCAGGATACCGGCGCGAAGCTGGCGCTGGGTAAGGCGCTGACCTACCAGGAATCGACCCGCCGCGAAGGATTGCAGATACTGGAAAGCATGGCAGACGGCAATCCGGATGCGGATCGTTCTCTGCGCCAGGGGCTGATGTGGTTAGGCCCGCAGCCGGGCGATGCGCCGCTCTATCAGACCTACCAGCAGCGCCATCCGCAGGATCGCACGGTGATGGAGTATTACCGTAAGAATGCGGGCGGTGCCGAGAAAGGCCAGGGCTTTACCGCGCTGAACAGCGGCGACGTCAGCGGGGCGCAGTCGGCGTTTAATCAGGTGCTTCAGGCCAACCCGGAAGATGCGGATGCTTTAGCCGGTCTGGGTTACGTTGCCCAGCGCAACGGTAACTATGCGGCCGCAGCCGACTATCTGGAGCGTGCGGCGAAGCAGGGCGGAGAAAACAGCCAGCAGCGTCAGCAGCAGGCGGCAGATGCCCGTTTCTATGCGCAGCTGGCTACCGCGCAGCAGGCGATGAAAGCGGGGAACACCGCTCAGGCGCTGAGCTTAAGCGAACCGTTAACCCAGGCCGGGGGCGAAAAAGGGACCGCCGCGAAGCTGTTCCGCGCGGACGTACAGCGTCGCAGCAATCAACTGGAGGCGGCCGAACAGACTTACCGCTCCGTGCTGCAGAGTGATGCCGATAACCGCCCGGCGAAAGAGGGGCTGTTTTACGTGCTGCGCCAGCAAAACCGTGGCGCTGAAGCGAACACCCTGTTGTCTTCCCTGCCGGATAGCGTGCGCGAAAGCGTGACGCCACGTCCTGCTGTCACCAGCGATCCGGTACGGCGTCAGGCCAAACAGGCGCTGGCAGCAGGTAACACGCAGCAGGCCACTGCCATTCTCCAGCAGGGCATTCAGCGCTTCCCCTCCGATCCCTGGCTGCGTCTGGATCTGGCCCGCCTCTATCAACAGCAGGGGAATACCTCCCTGGCGGCCGGGATCATGCAGCCCGCTTTCCGTAGCGGCGCCAGCAACAACGAGATTTACGCCGCTGCGCTGTTCGCCAGCGAAAGCGGTGCCTGGCAGCAGGCACAGTCGCTGATTTCCCGTATTCCTGCCCGCAGTCAGAACAGCCAGATGCGTGACCTGTCGCACCGTGCCAACTTCAATCTGCAGATGGCGGTGGCGCAACAGTATCTGGCGCAGGGCTCAAACGCTGCCGCAGCGAACACGCTGAAGGCGCTGGCGGTGAACCCACCAGAGAACCCGGCTGATGCGGGCAACCTGGCGAAAGGGCTGGCCGATGCGGGCGATTTGTCCACCGCGGTCACCGTGGTGCGCACTAATATGCAGCGCGGCGTGCAGGGCAACGCTGGCGACTATGCAGCCCAGGTCGCGGTACTGAATCAGGCCGGTCTGAGCAGGGAGGCGCAGAGCTTCCTCAGCAACCCGGAACTGCAGTCCCGCAGTACGCCAACCCAGCTGGCTGGTATTCAGAATGGCTATGTCATTCAGGAAGCTGACCGTCTGCGCGAGCAGAAGCAGTATGCTGCCGCTTATGACAAGCTGATAGGCGCGTTGCAGCACGACCCACAAAACACCGACTTAATGTTTGCGATGGCGCGTCTCTATCAGTCCGGCAAAATGAATAAAGATGCCGGCGTGGTGTACGACTACCTGCTGACCCGCGACACGCCAACCCAGGATGCGCGGGTGGGCGCAATTGACGTGGCGCTGGCAAACAATGACCTGCCGAAAGCGAAAGGTCTGGTAGCCGGACTGCGCGGTGAGCAAACCCCTGAACGCCTGCTGTTAATGGCGCGCGTGGCGGAAGCGGATGGCGATCACCAGCAGGCGCTGGCCTATCTGCGCACCGCGCGCGGTAAAATGATCGGTCTGGAAGGCGCTTCTACCGGTACCAGCCCCGCTATCGGCGGCCTGTCGCTCGCAGACAACCCGTTTATTAACCGTACCACGCCTTCCCAGCGTCGTTCCCCTTCTGCCTACGGTGCCGTGATGCCGTGGCAGCAGGCTCCCGCAGGCAGCGATGCGGCGTTGCAAACCACCAGCGCAGACGTTCCTTCCGAACAGAGCCGCACTCTGCATCAGATCGATACCATGATGGACGATCTGCAGGAGCGCACCGGGACCTGGGTACAGGGCGGCGTGCAGGTCAGAGGGCGCGATGGCGAATCGGGCCTCAGCAAGCTGACGGAAGCGAAAGCGCCACTCACCTGGTCTACCGTGCCGTATGGCGACACGCGTTTCGACTTCACCCTGACGCCGGTAACCCTGAGCGCGGGCAGCGCTTCCGGTTCAGCGGCGCCGCGCTTTGGTACGCAGGCGCTGGAACAGGGCCGCAGCGCCCAGGCTAACGATATTCTGCCGTCGCAAGTGAAGCTGAATTCACCCGGCTCGCAAAACGCCTCTGGCGTGGAAGTGAATCTGGGCCTGACGAACGATAAGTTCAAAATCGATCTGGGCTCGACGCCGCTGGGACAGGATCTCAGCACGCTGGTGGGCGGCATTCAGTGGTCGCCCAAGCTGACGGATTACCTGACGCTGATCCTGACCGGCGAACGCCGCGCCGTCACCGACAGCCTGCTCTCCTATGTGGGTATGGAAGATAAGCTGAGCGGTAAACGCTGGGGCCGCGTGACCAAAAACGGTGGTAACGCGCTGTTAAGTTACGACAACGGCGATGCGGGCTTCTACTTCGGCGCGGGCGGCTACAGCTACCTGGGCGAGAATGTGGAGAGCAACCAGAGCGTGATGGGCTCGGCAGGGGCGTATGTCCGTCCGTTCCACGATGACAGCAGCGAGCTGAAAACCGGGATCAGCATGAGCTGGATGGATTTCTCGAAAAACCTCAGCTACTACACTTACGGTCAGGGCGGTTACTTCAGCCCGCAGAACTTTGTTGCCGTCTCGTTACCGGTGGACTGGAGCAAAGATTACGACGATCTGAAAGTGAAGATGGGCGGCTCGGTGGGGTATCAGTCTTATTCACAGGATCGCAGCGCTTACTTCCCAACCGATCCCGATAAACAGGCGCAGCTGGAAAGCTATTACAATGCCGGTTACGCCACCGAGGCCTACTACGCGGGCGGCAGTAAAAATGGCATTGGTTATAATCTGCACGCAGGCGCGGACTACAAGGTTAACAGAGACGTGACCATCGGCGGTCAGCTGGGCTACGACACCTTTGGTGATTACAACGAAAGCACCGCGAAACTCTATTTCCGCTATATGCTCGGGGACAAATAGGCATGAGTGAACTTACACAGCGCACGCTGAATTACTATCGGCAGCAGCAGTATCAGCCAGGCTGGTTTGACTTACTGAGCGTGATGATCAACGGCATGCTGCGCAACGCGGGTGAGCGGGAGAGCCACGCTTTCCTGCAGCAGATGGGCGAGACGTTAGCGACCCGCTATCCGCTGGGTGCTTTACAAACCGTAGGGGATCTGGAAGCGCAGATCAACGCGGTGCTGGCGCAGTTCAACTGGGGTTTTGTCGATGTGCAGCCGAGTGAGAGCGCCATGATCATCTCCCATATGGCGCTGCCGCCGGGTGATGGTTTGATGGATGCCCGTCAGTGGCGTCAGGCGTTAGGGGCGGTGCTGCTGGGCCTCTATGCGCGCTGGCTGCGCGATCAGGGCGGCAATCCTGCCGTGTCGTTGGTATGCGAAGAGACGGAAAGTGAAGCTACGCTGAACTTCCGTTATCAGGTATGAGGAAGATAAACATGTCACTGCTCAGGGCGAGCGTTATCATTATTGCCATGCTGCTGGGCTGCGCGCAGGCGACGGCGGCAGAGGGCTGGAGCAGCTTTAAAAACCGCTTTATGACCAGCGACGGGCGTATTCAGGATACGGGCAACAACAACGTCAGCCATACCGAAGGGCAGGGCTATGGGATGCTGATGGCGGTCTGGTACAACGACCGCAGCAGTTTTGACAGCCTGTGGCGCTGGACCCAGCAGCACCTGAAGAATCCGCAAACCGGCCTGTTTTACTGGAAATATATTCCCAATGCGGCGGATCCGGTTGCCGACAAAAATAACGCCTCGGACGGGGATGTGCTGATCGCCTGGGCGCTGCTGAAGGCGGGGCAGAAGTGGCAGAATCCGGCTTATCTGCAGGCTTCCGATCGTATTCAGAAAGCGATTGTTGCCCGTGACGTAATCACCTTCGGCGGCCAGACCGTGATGCTGCCGGGCAATCAGGGTTTCAACAAAACCAGCTACGTCGTGCTGAATCCTTCCTATTTTCTGTTTCCTGCCTGGCGCGATTTCGCCGCCCGCAGTCATCTGAAAGTCTGGAATAACCTGATCGACAGCGGCATGGATCTGCTGTCGAAGATGCGCTTTGGCGATGCCGGTTTGCCGGTTGACTGGGTAGCATTGAATGCCGATGGCAGCGTGGCGCCCGCTACAGCCTGGCCGCCGCGCTTCAGCTATGACGCCATCCGTGTGCCGCTCTATCTCTACTGGTACGACGCGCAAAGTCTGCAGCTGGTGCCGTTCCAGCGCTACTGGTTGGGTTTCTCAAGGCTGCAAACGCCTGCGTGGATTGACGTGATGAGTAACGATAAAGCGCCCTACAATATGGCGGGCGGCCTGCTGGCGGTGCGCGATTTAACGCTGAACCAGACCGGCTACCTCAGCGACCAGCTGGATGACAAGGAAGATTACTTCTCCTCCAGCCTGCAGCTGCTCGCCTGGCTGGCGCTGAAAGAGCACTAAAGAGCATTAAGCAACGCCTGGTTAACCGCTCGGGTTAACCAGGTTGCTGCCTTAGTTCGGATAAGCCACCCAATCGCCGCCGTTGAGCCGTATCCAGGGTTTCCCCTGGTACATCATCACCACGGCATTGTCGTTCTCGGAAATCACCGGCGTCTGCGGCAGGTTTTCCGTGAGCACCGACATATTCACATTGGCGGCGTTGAAAACCTGACCATCCACCACGCGGGAGACCAGGGCTGACAGGGCCTGCAAACTGACCGGAGTTGAAACGTTCAGCGGCCCCTGATGCGGTGCCTTCATGCCGACAAACTTAATGCCAACCGGCACGTGAGTAATGCCCGGACTGGGGATATCGCGCAGGCCGGACATCTGCATTTTGTCACCCTGCAGCGCCGCGCCGTGTTCCGGAACCACCATCACCATTACCCGGCGGCCTGATTTATCCAGGTTGGTCAGAAACGCATCCAGCTGATCGAACAACAGTTTCGCCCGCGGCTGCCAGGCGTCGGTTTTGCTGCTGCCCAGCTCTCTCGTACCGTCATGCAGCGGGATGAGGTTGTAGAAGGTGGCGCTGCGGGCGTCGCTGCTTTTCTGCCGATCGTCCAGCCAGCGTTGCATCACCTCCGCATCGTTCAGCACCGGCGAGCTGTCAAAAGAGGTGAGTTCCGGCCTGATCCCGGCCTGCGACATCAGCGGCGCGCTCAGATTCCCCTGTTCACGTAGCTCCTGCAGATAGTTACCAAATACCCCGGTATGGTCCATCATCAGCTGCTGCTTAAAGCCAAGCTTTGCAAGATTATCAAAAAGATAGCAGCGCTGATCGGCGGGTTTGTAGAGATCGCTGTGCGAGCTCTGTCCGCAGCTTGCCCTTAACAAACGGATGCCGGCCGGACCGCTGTAGCCTGTCGCCGAATTGTAATTGGTCATCATGATATCGAAATGCTTCCACAGCGGATGATCGCTCAGCTGAGCCGCCTCCATGTCGGACCAGGCCAGCGAACAGATATTGATCACCAGGATATCGAACGGGGCCGAATCTGCCGGTAACGCGTCAGGAAAATGGGTGACCTCCTGTTTCTGACTTTCATAAAACGCATTCAGATAGGCCGTCAGATTTGCGCTGGTGGGCGGTGCCGACTGATCCAGCCCGCTGGCGGGGGCCGGCTGCGGTGCATTATTTAACGTCACCGGTGGCGTGGCCTCTTTACCCGGTAACAGCGCAAAGGAAGGACCGGCAAGATTCACTACGTTGATCCATAGCAGCATCAGCGACACCAGCACCGTCACCCTTATCCACTGGGCGATGAACAGGTAGAGCACCAGCATCACAAAACCGGTTCCTACCATTTGCCAGTTGATAAAGCGGTTAGCAAGGTCCAGCAGATAAGCCGCGGAAAAGCCGGTGAGCTGGCTGCCCTGGCTCAGAATGCTCTCCGGTCCCGGCAGCCAGGTGTCGTGCCAGAACAGCCCGATGCCCACCGGCAGGGAGATCCAGTTGCGCAGGCGGTGCAGGCTGTCGGAGCGCACCGGCAAAACCAGCCAGGCAAGAAACACCAGGTTAGTCAGCGCATGAAAGTTCAGATAACCAAACCACAGCAGGCCAAATTTAAGCAGAAAATAGAGGTTCCAGCTGCCCAGTCCGCGCCAGCGTACAGGGGATGTAGCTTCATCAAGAGGGCTCATTGCTTGTCCGATGTTGAAGATTTACGTCGCCAGGTCCCTTCATATTTTAATGAGCGGGGCGGCGTGAAACGCAGGAGCAGCCCGTGCCACTTTTTCGGCAGCCAGCGGGCATAAAAAGGTTTAAGTAACAGCAGTAACAGCACCAGCAGCAGCAGGATCTGTACCCCATCCATCAGCGTCATAAGTCCTCTTCCGGTCGTTGGCCGAGGATAATATCTTGCGGCTGATGACGAGATTTCTCCACTTTCGGC belongs to Erwinia pyri and includes:
- the bcsB gene encoding cellulose biosynthesis cyclic di-GMP-binding regulatory protein BcsB, with translation MGQSAPLSEQSSPVMGQDASSAEQSSPAMGQDASSAEQNSPAMGQDSSSAEQGSPATGQDASSAEQSSPAMGQDSSSAEQSSPAMGQDSSSTEQSSPVMGQDASSTEQNSPVMGQDSSSVEQSSPAMEQNSPAAEQDSPASAAPQSGSVTGLPAGLPPLPAPVAIAPASPTLLNQPLSSTVTVSQMGQTNGILLTGGQLQSGIVFTLPTDEVITNARLNLSLKVSQALAARNTSLQLMLNGQPLGTLPLSASDSASEDYQLDIPAAMVVSSNNLSFKINDADQLLCERDSARQYQVTILPKTTLLLEGQQLNIGSVLRNFPRPFIDPLRMTPSVVTMVFGQAVSPGEVSAAAIVSSWLGIQTDYRGISFPVLRNELPEKNGIVFARPGQRVAGIAIPNVSGPTLQIVDNPVNPVYKLMLVIGKTDNDLRQAAWRLTQPLSVDVASLAVAAQPLPISKPYDAPRWIDTDRPVRLSELLRKDQSMTTTGIWHDALRVNFRAAPDLFLWDGDTLPVQLSYRFPSETWIDEEKSFLNVGLNGTFLRNLSVNKVGLLENIWHRLGGDARQEKYTLKLDPYLIYGDNQLQLYFNIKPKENAPCSVLTNNNIKSRIEDDSFIDLSHTRHFTLLPNLSYFVGASFPFSRLADYSQTVLLLPSIPSNAEISTLLEMAGRSGNATGVALSNNSVMFGIPAGGTSLGRLQNSDVLAVSTLSQTAFNQAMLQGTPYEVNRHTLGVKEPTLLDNLRGWLTGDWYRQAVDADRYLSSNEEWRGFISYRSPWSHSRLVVMTVATNDAQLSRLHQDLTSPRINAGIRGDTAIITDENGIRSFRVGAQFPSGQMPWYMMVIWYASQHAVVLALLALLFSLLVGLSTVVLLKRHAWKRLNPQNDPSPGEKK
- a CDS encoding cellulose biosynthesis protein BcsC, yielding MKIKTLTARLRQHWVPGMTLAASALVFPTLAAENNPAIQALFDQANYWHQKAHDELARDALNKVLMVDRGNTQALYLMALWTQQSGDTATAATWRTRLSEASPNDPRLVELDQARQMQSIPTAQLSLARQQARSGNIAASLQTWRNTFSGNEPPASVAAEYYLTMAGDRTLLPQAVDNLRQFAAQHPQDTGAKLALGKALTYQESTRREGLQILESMADGNPDADRSLRQGLMWLGPQPGDAPLYQTYQQRHPQDRTVMEYYRKNAGGAEKGQGFTALNSGDVSGAQSAFNQVLQANPEDADALAGLGYVAQRNGNYAAAADYLERAAKQGGENSQQRQQQAADARFYAQLATAQQAMKAGNTAQALSLSEPLTQAGGEKGTAAKLFRADVQRRSNQLEAAEQTYRSVLQSDADNRPAKEGLFYVLRQQNRGAEANTLLSSLPDSVRESVTPRPAVTSDPVRRQAKQALAAGNTQQATAILQQGIQRFPSDPWLRLDLARLYQQQGNTSLAAGIMQPAFRSGASNNEIYAAALFASESGAWQQAQSLISRIPARSQNSQMRDLSHRANFNLQMAVAQQYLAQGSNAAAANTLKALAVNPPENPADAGNLAKGLADAGDLSTAVTVVRTNMQRGVQGNAGDYAAQVAVLNQAGLSREAQSFLSNPELQSRSTPTQLAGIQNGYVIQEADRLREQKQYAAAYDKLIGALQHDPQNTDLMFAMARLYQSGKMNKDAGVVYDYLLTRDTPTQDARVGAIDVALANNDLPKAKGLVAGLRGEQTPERLLLMARVAEADGDHQQALAYLRTARGKMIGLEGASTGTSPAIGGLSLADNPFINRTTPSQRRSPSAYGAVMPWQQAPAGSDAALQTTSADVPSEQSRTLHQIDTMMDDLQERTGTWVQGGVQVRGRDGESGLSKLTEAKAPLTWSTVPYGDTRFDFTLTPVTLSAGSASGSAAPRFGTQALEQGRSAQANDILPSQVKLNSPGSQNASGVEVNLGLTNDKFKIDLGSTPLGQDLSTLVGGIQWSPKLTDYLTLILTGERRAVTDSLLSYVGMEDKLSGKRWGRVTKNGGNALLSYDNGDAGFYFGAGGYSYLGENVESNQSVMGSAGAYVRPFHDDSSELKTGISMSWMDFSKNLSYYTYGQGGYFSPQNFVAVSLPVDWSKDYDDLKVKMGGSVGYQSYSQDRSAYFPTDPDKQAQLESYYNAGYATEAYYAGGSKNGIGYNLHAGADYKVNRDVTIGGQLGYDTFGDYNESTAKLYFRYMLGDK
- the bcsD gene encoding cellulose biosynthesis protein BcsD; translated protein: MSELTQRTLNYYRQQQYQPGWFDLLSVMINGMLRNAGERESHAFLQQMGETLATRYPLGALQTVGDLEAQINAVLAQFNWGFVDVQPSESAMIISHMALPPGDGLMDARQWRQALGAVLLGLYARWLRDQGGNPAVSLVCEETESEATLNFRYQV
- a CDS encoding glycosyl hydrolase family 8; translation: MSLLRASVIIIAMLLGCAQATAAEGWSSFKNRFMTSDGRIQDTGNNNVSHTEGQGYGMLMAVWYNDRSSFDSLWRWTQQHLKNPQTGLFYWKYIPNAADPVADKNNASDGDVLIAWALLKAGQKWQNPAYLQASDRIQKAIVARDVITFGGQTVMLPGNQGFNKTSYVVLNPSYFLFPAWRDFAARSHLKVWNNLIDSGMDLLSKMRFGDAGLPVDWVALNADGSVAPATAWPPRFSYDAIRVPLYLYWYDAQSLQLVPFQRYWLGFSRLQTPAWIDVMSNDKAPYNMAGGLLAVRDLTLNQTGYLSDQLDDKEDYFSSSLQLLAWLALKEH
- the bcsG gene encoding cellulose biosynthesis protein BcsG, coding for MSPLDEATSPVRWRGLGSWNLYFLLKFGLLWFGYLNFHALTNLVFLAWLVLPVRSDSLHRLRNWISLPVGIGLFWHDTWLPGPESILSQGSQLTGFSAAYLLDLANRFINWQMVGTGFVMLVLYLFIAQWIRVTVLVSLMLLWINVVNLAGPSFALLPGKEATPPVTLNNAPQPAPASGLDQSAPPTSANLTAYLNAFYESQKQEVTHFPDALPADSAPFDILVINICSLAWSDMEAAQLSDHPLWKHFDIMMTNYNSATGYSGPAGIRLLRASCGQSSHSDLYKPADQRCYLFDNLAKLGFKQQLMMDHTGVFGNYLQELREQGNLSAPLMSQAGIRPELTSFDSSPVLNDAEVMQRWLDDRQKSSDARSATFYNLIPLHDGTRELGSSKTDAWQPRAKLLFDQLDAFLTNLDKSGRRVMVMVVPEHGAALQGDKMQMSGLRDIPSPGITHVPVGIKFVGMKAPHQGPLNVSTPVSLQALSALVSRVVDGQVFNAANVNMSVLTENLPQTPVISENDNAVVMMYQGKPWIRLNGGDWVAYPN
- the bcsF gene encoding cellulose biosynthesis protein BcsF; amino-acid sequence: MTLMDGVQILLLLVLLLLLLKPFYARWLPKKWHGLLLRFTPPRSLKYEGTWRRKSSTSDKQ